The genomic window GCGATTCAAAGACAAAATAGGAGAACTAAGCAATGAAAAGTTCGAAAAAGATCGGTCTATTAATTATTGGCTTAACCTATTTGCTTTCCTTTGGACTTCAAGCGGGTTTATATTTTCTTTTTATTAAATCCAATCCAGTATGGCTTTCTATTCTTTTGGTAGATGTAATAGCTACCTTCTTCGTTTATCTCGTGGGAACTATTTTCCAAAATGCAACAGTTTATGACCCTTATTGGAGCGTTGAACCGATGTTTGTGTCATTATTTCTTGTCATATTAAATAAGAACTTTTCGGTCGGTGCGCTTCTCACCTTAGCCATTATTTGGATTTGGGGACTACGATTAACAATCAACTGGATAATAACTTTTAAAAACCTTAGCCATCAGGATTGGCGCTACGATGAATTAAAGAAGAAAAGTGGCAAACTTTATTTTGCGGTCAATTTTTTAGGAATTCATCTGACCCCAACTTTA from Bacilli bacterium includes these protein-coding regions:
- a CDS encoding DUF1295 domain-containing protein, which encodes MKSSKKIGLLIIGLTYLLSFGLQAGLYFLFIKSNPVWLSILLVDVIATFFVYLVGTIFQNATVYDPYWSVEPMFVSLFLVILNKNFSVGALLTLAIIWIWGLRLTINWIITFKNLSHQDWRYDELKKKSGKLYFAVNFLGIHLTPTLIVYLAMLPFIYLLANNLAFNPLALIGAFVSMLGIYLEIHSDIAMHHFQKIRQGKGDIINVGLWKHSRHPNYLGEILFWWGLFFIAVALAPSLYWTGVGAIANNLMFVFISVPMAENHMATYKTDFASYKQRTHMLFPIPRKG